In one window of Eleutherodactylus coqui strain aEleCoq1 chromosome 10, aEleCoq1.hap1, whole genome shotgun sequence DNA:
- the LOC136580812 gene encoding ankyrin repeat and SOCS box protein 12-like: MAGFLSPIKELTLHRKACTAIRAYRVEELSALLSKNEAKKLIRKTSGNVLRRCLKVAMDNKYIGCIEELLKAGANPRILLDRYRVIDIIYDRGNARLLQLLLQYGANADSYDGLKSSKPLYIAANHGDFEFFRMLLLYGADPDYKCFHYDLVAGTPDDTSVLGICLEKNYEAPFVELLIQFGANMYLPNIQKALLEVDNDGTRLLDREKAHPRSLKSQCRIAIRRRLKQVGKLRLIHQLEIPNELMEYLQYHNEFDDIKKLPRYYDLPCIDTKICLLGERWRTLLQRAAEWT; the protein is encoded by the exons ATGGCAGGCTTTCTTAGCCCTATAAAGGAGTTAACGCTGCATCGTAAAGCCTGCACAGCTATACGGGCTTATAGGGTAGAAGAACTAAGTGCGTTACTGTCCAAGAATGAAGCCAAGAAACTTATCCGTAAAACCAGTGGGAACGTGCTAAGGCGTTGTCTTAAAGTTGCTATGGATAACAAATATATTGGATGTATTGAAGAATTGTTAAAAGCTGGAGCCAACCCAAGGATTTTGCTTGATAGGTACCGTGTGATAGACATAATTTATGATCGAGGGAATGCCAGACTCCTCCAGCTGCTGTTGCAGTATGGAGCAAACGCAGATTCTTATGACGGTCTGAAATCATCTAAACCCTTGTACATTGCAGCAAACCATGGAGATTTTGAATTCTTTAGAATGTTACTTCTTTATGGGGCTGACCCTGATTATAAGTGTTTCCACTATGATTTAGTAGCCGGTACTCCAGATGATACATCAGTACTAGGGATATGTCTTGAAAAGAACTATGAAGCCCCATTTGTGGAACTTCTCATCCAGTTTGGTGCTAATATGTATTTACCTAATATACAGAAAGCCCTTCTCGAAGTTGATAATGATGGCACAAGACTTCTGGACAGAGAAAAGG CTCATCCGAGATCCCTGAAGTCTCAGTGTCGTATTGCTATAAGAAGGCGGCTGAAACAAGTGGGGAAGCTTCGTCTCATCCATCAGCTAGAAATCCCTAATGAGCTGATGGAATACTTACAGTACCACAATGAGTTTGATGACATAAAGAAGCTGCCAAGATATTATGATCTACCTTGTATAGATACCAAG